The genomic window GCGTTTTGATGCGCATCGCCGGACTCTTCTTCAGGAGGGGCTTCAACATCGAGGCCCTCTCAGTGGGGAGCACCGAGATACCCGGCAAGAGCCGCTTTACCATCACCGTGGACGGCGACGAAGCCGTCCTGGAACAGGTGAGAAAGCAGGTGCAGAAGCTTCTCAACGTCCACAGGACGGCGGAGCACGACCACAAGAACTCCCAGCTTCGGGAGTACGCCCTTATCAAGATAAACTTCTCAAAGAAGATAAAGACGGAGGTACTGCACCTCGTCGAGTTCTTCGGGGGGAGGGTGATAGACATCTACGACGATGTGGCGATCATCGAGATAGCGGA from Candidatus Zymogenus saltonus includes these protein-coding regions:
- the ilvN gene encoding acetolactate synthase small subunit, yielding MQKIISILVEDKPGVLMRIAGLFFRRGFNIEALSVGSTEIPGKSRFTITVDGDEAVLEQVRKQVQKLLNVHRTAEHDHKNSQLREYALIKINFSKKIKTEVLHLVEFFGGRVIDIYDDVAIIEIAEEESRIDMLFERLEPYEIIESLRTGKVSMFRGKRSINPQR